ATGAATTTGattgaaaaaaatattattgAGTGTGGAGGATGGAATGATTTGTGTATGCAGGCTATTTGGAATTCTGGCGTATTTCCGATTGGTAATGAGCTGCCGGTCAACATTtacctggtcaaaattggtcattgTTGACTGATTCAGACCAGGTCAATATTGAACGGCAGTAATTTCTTGTCGTTACAAAAAAATTCATAACGGCTACACATTGTTACAGATCCATGTTACAAAATAAATTCGTAACGAATCTCGCTTGTTACGacagtgccacgtagtaacggcgaATGGCCGTTACAAGGACCGTTGCaaaaaaaatcgtaacggctAGTGGGCTGTTACAGAATAATAGTAGCACCGTGTTTCGTAAAGATTGTAAACCgttacaaccccgattcgtaacCTTCAAAAACCGTTATGATTCGGGAAATTCGGTGTAGTGTTAGGAAAACTAATATGATATTGAAGTAATAACTTAATCTAATGACCAACAATAAAAATACTCATACCTTCACCACTTGCAGTGGTTATTTTCTCATTATCATTGTAAGATTGGAAAACAGTGATATAAGAAGCATTGGAGATGATGTGATTTGTAGCTCTATTGATATATTAAGGATTTCCCCTCAAAATTTACGTAGATGTTAATATAACATGATGATTTTGTGAACTAATTAAGTCAACCTTGATAATAAAAACTCATGCAGTGATTACACTAAGTAGTTGAATGTGTAACAGTGGAACAAATTTGACAAATTGATTTACTGGTTCTTGGCGAAGAAACATATTTAGACTTCTTGGGAAGTATTGATCCAGAAGAAGTAACATGTaatttaggttaaataattgacTATTTTTCCTGAAATTCTGAGAAAAGGGAGGCGGTTGATATTGAGAAACACATCTTGTTGAATTACATACTTCATCATTTGTCAAAATAATATGTAAGTGACTAGTGGATTACGAattcaaatggatataaataaAGAATCAAGTTAGATCGTAACATGtagaaaaaagaaagaatctCACTATCCTTAATTTCAGATCCATCAACAGACAAAGAATCTGAAACACTCAAGTAAGTAGTGATATAAGTGTTACCTGGTTTAATTACCATAATTTTGTGCATACATAAGTTGAATATATAACAATAAACCTTCTTCAATCGATTCCATAATTTATGGGAGGTAACAGGTCTATCAACACAAGAAATCACTCTAAGAAATTGAATCCAGAAAAGAAAAGTTTGATCTTCCTTATTTCAATGAACAAACACATGATTGCTCTATTTTTCTCGTTCGCTCGAGTTGTATATTTAACAAGACAATAAATTGtacctgtttatgggtgaaaactgattctgccggttttggtaaatttgggtgtgccgccgagaaaggaatataaacactaaacaaatgcactgcacatgagtactttagattcgagagaacaATCTGTacaggcctaaaccaagaaatggccgttccagtattgcttcggtcacaaagtgaaggagaagggctgatcttagggaggaaagcgaagaaggtgttgagattaaaaatattgaattttgagggtGTGGCTGTGGCTGTTTTATAACTTGTAACGGAATTTGGAATTTTCTTGTGGAATATAAGCTATCGgttcttttttgtgtttttatgaatacttgtattgttaaccaaaactctgttattggtcgaaataggttgaaaacctatttatacaagtcattgatcacccctgatctcgtaggaagtggagatagttaagtagtggagaagtggggttgtgtagaagCGGTTTACCATCACGTTCCCATTGTAAGGGGAAACtggtcagccttacacccactaTTCTCTTACTGCTATTTAACTATCctctctttcctgacactttcttgtaatgggcacgccgcacgctgtaaaccgcccgaccaatatcctgatgagtatcccctagttttgttttatgtttgatgtctcgagtgtttcgttAAAAAATGTGATACAAGTTGCTAGGTGGGTCTAATGTACAAtacctagttattctgaccaatcgcaCGCAAGGTAGGCGGCATAATGGcatagtggcacaatggcatAATGGCACCTTCATAGTGGCACCTTCTAATGGCAAAGTGGCGCCTACCAGTGGCACAATGGCAGAGTGGAAAAGTGGCGCCTGCCAGTAGCACAATGGAAGAGTGGAAAAGTGGCGTCTGCGAGTGGCTGAGTGGAGAGGTGGCACCTGCCAATGGCGTAGCGGCAAGGTGGCGCCtgccaatggcatagtggcgAAGTGGCGCCTGctatatcttggcatattggtgttagatccaaatatggcTCAATGATATTTGCTCTAGTTGCCACATCAAACTTAATGCCTAGGTGATGATATTTGGCATATGGAGGCATAATGGAcctgatcgaattagggtttggcatgtcaaaaccctaaatgGCGTGTGCGGCTATGTGGCGCGGCGGCATCTTGGCAAGTCCGTCCTTGGCCGTTTTGATCAAGGAAATCATGGCAAGGCCATGACTAAAAAATAGGGTTTCCTTTTGGTTTAACCAAAGCCATTAAAACAAGAATTATATTCTGATCAAGATAGCTTGATTAGAGTTTGAATATTACTCCATTAATGGTGAAGAGAGTATGAGCCAAATTGGACTCTTTTAGGCCGTTTGATTAGCTTTAGCTATAAAGTTATTTTGGCCACGCAAGGATTTGGCCATGGGTTTCCATGATCTTAAAACATCATACAGGGAtctgttatggcattggccaTGAACAAAGAGTGAGGTAGCCCGCAGCTACGCCGTTGTGGCACGTTAGTATATCGCCTGCCGCGGGATGGCATGGACTGCCAATTGGCACACTGGAGCGATTTGGCAGGTTGGCTAGCCAATTGTCATGGCACCTGCGATGATCACTAGGCTCGGTTTGGATGGCTTGTAGGCAATCTCAGCACCTTGGCACGGATTGCAGCAACGGTGTTGGCACGTTGCTTGCGGAGGCATGGTGATGTCTATTTGGGCGCGTTAGGAGCGGTTAAGCTTAATAAATCAAGTGGCCAAATCGTGCGGCcgtgatttttttttggaaactggCTTGGTCCGTCTAAATTAGGTTCCTAATGGAACTAGGCGCATctaccaaccaacttccaactttattaaaagtgtgtgtggcgggttttgagcgatctgattggtcgatgtaaAAAAGAGGGGGGTcggcctcattccaaatgcgcgtgttgcatttagagcgacctgattggtcgatgagaaagAGGGACGACAAGCAATGTGGGACCGGCCTCATTCCAAATACGTGTggagcatttagagcgacctgattggtcgatgggaaagagggacgATAAGAAATGTGGGGacgacctcattctaaatgcatgtggcgcatttagagcgacctgattggtcgatataaaAAAAGGTTGGCAAGGgaaacatggagcgtggccagcGGCCACAGGCGGTGCCTGTTGGAGCAGACCGGCCAGTTATGTGGCATGGCCGCGCCTCTTTTGTTGTCGCTCCCATTTGCCACAGTTCTTCTTTATTTCTCGTttttggtaggactttgctcctactagctccatagCGGATTAGTTCCCAGCTTATCTAtgtttggcctcgaccaatagggtccGATATATTTGCACAAGGCGCAAAAGACCTAATGTTTGCACATTAATTAGGCCGAAAACTTGaatcttgtgagttatcacaaaattgaacaaatttaacaaattctGTGTGTTCACACAAAAtttttttattctcagagagcagttagcgcgtcttctgattgagcattttcgtgcagaccttaattttgatatttcgggaaattcgtgctactcagctgcgagtgaatacTAATTgccatgtcataccaatactaagggttcagctggggaacatatcaTAGGAAGACACtcaataaaccatacactaatgagtaatgtaggcgagagtttacagaatgtttgggattgttgctacatgcaccattatgAATAAATATATTGATTTGCTCAATACATGTGTGAGTAGCGAGGCCCGGGCACTCagtacttttaaatggctcagttCTTTTGCAGACGAtgcattaaatatagggttttacattttcagccctgaactaaaaaccacaatcaacattaagtcccctgcttagtacgtaacagtgacattgttgcggggtaagcactagatggtgacagacaaagcTAAAAATCGAAAAGGCAAAACATGTAGAGGTTACCAGAAAAAGTTCGACCGACCTTTGGCATCAAGTACGAGCGGCTGGTGATCTTTGTACTGGCGCGCTGCTAGCTTGGccacggagcgttgcaggttgagcggctggcttggccacggagcgttgcaggttAAGCGGCTGGCTTGGATACGGAGCATTGAAAGTTGAGCGGCTGGCTTGGCTACGAAGTATTGCAAGTTGAGCGGCTGGCTTGGCtacggagcgttgcaggttgagcgactGGACTAGCCACGAAGTATTGTaggttgagcggctggtgttCCTTGTGCTGGCGCgatgctggttcggtcatggaggttggtgccatggagcgttggcgctgcgGCCCCAGCTTCCTTCTTCTGTGCATGATCCAAAAGAAAAACCCTGCTTTACTCGAATTCCAAAAGCGCTCCGCATATAAAAGGGTGTGCCTCCCCTTTTATTATTCGGTCGTCTGCTTCTTGTGTTCGTCTGCAGTAGCTCGATCATAGGCGTGCCAATCGTTagcggcaaggtaagttcatcttgtcttcgtattttagctgtgagtgtaatatccatgagtagttgatcaatcTTGGATATTTAGCTCGGTGTGGATGACTTTCCTTTTTAGCGACGTCaacggcaacaaagcaatctccaatagttataatcagcagcaaggcgagccaggagaactcaaggtaggtgctcttttctattttgcgcatctagacacccaacagtaccatcgattttctccagaatgtgtaataaggttctgattccagaagaatgagcatctaacctctccagtagatttcaaaatttaccaaactccatcgcactcctgggatggatggatgaaatatatgctcgacaatgatcatgtcagggataatcttggagagtgtagctgcgttgttgatacgtccttgactttaagttatttggtgtctggactgctgagccgGTGTATGGAAGGCTTATTCGTGCCTTTCTGATTACGGTGATGATATATGTGGcatgtatggtcgaaatcttccggagccgttgggtgaagtagacgagctgagaggcgttccgttgccgatgtgctgctatcaagtcttcaagaacttcattacaagagacatcctttgaaccatcttctgcatcttggactattgtatcgaatgggatgcgatgagcagtccccagttatacatcTGTCTGGTCATAGATATGATGgcatggccggatatgtgaacaTCTCTGCGGCGTGCTTTTGGGAGTCTTTGATgaacgtgtacggcttcatgctGAGAAATTCATGTGGCTTGTAACgtttcgacagtgatgatgttgtcatcagaaataacctggttgagggaagtgaaggcatcccatgctggtagtacccatgtgtaattatcttaagcctattttctcgtggaagatgtgcttctacttcattcgctggtaaggtggtAACCGCGTTTAAaattctaaacctgaaggaggcttcagtccccaagtgtggcctactttgattgtatcaccttgaatccacgcctatggaatttgatacaagcttattgtactctcctggatttGATACAAtattattgtactctcctggatgcgatgttgggatgcttggaacatcacatggacaaaATAtactggataacgaagaggtagaagtgagagagttatgttgttaatcgtggctccccctGTTTctccaagaaaaatgtttcagtcgTGTCTATGGAGTTATCTCGTGAATTTTTTATTGTTTTCGGGGATGGATTATGATGAGTATCCCCAGTGGCACTTCTTtttagttactgaagttgttttctctgagtaggcttgggatccgtcgcggcctcataaagtgttgcaggcgccttgcagacagagaggtgatgatatccttacactacacctttgaagagtagatgaccttgtcgtggctatgatttTTTGgctgaccgtgtcttctgagctttgacagtgaagggattacgtgtagagcctcagtccccaagtgtggtttacatgtttctatcttgtacggccgatgggttgaccatgataaagatatcaccatcttgcatccgtactgatgactctattacttcttccatataaaactaaaatatggagagtTACGGATTACCTTCGTAAtggttgtttctatggtgaagctctggctggtatcaacaaacgagcagcaaagGTTCTTGGAAGCAGGTGTGATCAGAAGAGAcgacattgtcgtgggaacaaagtaggttggctggaattgcatgggcgtccatggaagcaaagggattggctggatgtgtaAGCGAGTAAAATTGTCCACGACCATGAGCTTTTGCGGGATGGGACAAaaggtggccacaactacgaacctttgatggctgcgatcacgatccttgacagggaggagtgtggcagctacgacatgatccttggcaggaaggagtagcagctacgggcacgaaccttggcaggagGGAGTGGCAGCTatgacacgatccttggcaggaaggaatGGTGGCtgcgacacgatccttggcaggaaggagtggcgtggAGACCACGGCCATGGACTCTGGTAACACGCAAGGATTTGCTGGATATTATGGCCCAAAAGAAGGATTGCTCCTTTCAATATAACTCATGTCCGTGAGGTtatttcttcatatccttctcttttcttatttCGGTGAAGTAGCTCTTCCATGATTCTCTGCGTGCGGCAGCTTGCCTATTGTTGCTTGCCTGCGACCTTGGTGTATTGACTTGATGAAAATTTCAGATTCGTGTCTTCATGCCAAAACGGCCGCAAAATCTTCATCCGATATAGGAATGAGGTGATTGACCTGTCGTTCTTTTTCTAAGAGGAAAATctaacttttgaaaaaaaaaattattcattcgGAGTCCTGGTGGGTGAAAAGTACCTGACACCGAGAATTCAgaactttctaggaagaattctgTAGGTTTTCAGCTGTCACGTAGTCGAGAGTTTCAGCTTCTATTTATAGCTCATTCATAGGATTGATGTGCCCTTTTAGTATGTTGTAGAAGACTTCCATATGAATCGTTtggtatatgtatcactcccatattcttcaccaattagcACCAGTTTCAGTACCATTAACAAAACTGCGAACctcaatttaaaaataaaaataaaaaattaaagacaAAGTGCTCCAGGTCAAGTAGTTGTGATCGTGGAGTTTTACCGGCACAATATTCTGAATCATTTTCAAAGGAATTTTAGAAATGTTTGATTCCATTTTGAATTAAGAACATGAAAAATAAATTTTCCGAGTTTTAatggaagaaaatgagaaagaagaaaaaaagtcggAAATCAATCTCTTGATGGCTTTGATACCATATCTTTGGAAAAATATGAAGTTAATTGTTGAATTATAAAGAAGGTCACAAAGCTTGTAAAAGGTTCGACTTTGAGGAGAGAACCCAAGAAGAATGATAACACAAGAAACCATCATAAACAAACAGAGTTAACAGACAACTGTAAAACTAATTCTAACTGACGCGACGACAAAATAAATTTACACTCCTCTTACATCAGTAACACTCGCATTGttatattttgaagaaaaaaaatgcggTACTAAAATTGCTTAACCACGTAATCGACGCAAATGACGCTGGTATAGAGAGAAAAAATCAATTATATTTGAAGCATCACAGTTACACAATACATATGAAATCAAAAAAACACAAGAAGAAAATCAAGCAAAAGAAAATTCTAATAAGACAACAACATTCTTATTAGGTATAATCAAACAAGAAATCACTGGTAAAAAAGTACACCCCAATCAACAAAGAAGCTTTGCTCTTGGATCTCGTTATTATTCACCGGTTCTTGAACACATAGAACGTTATTATTTACCGGTTCATGAACAGATTTAACCATATAGTTGATAAATATAACCAGATGTGGTGGATGGACCTGAAAGACCCAAGAGCCTTCACAGCCGCAGCACACAAAATAAACTGATGATAATATGCTGCAATATCAACCCCAATAAACGGTCCCACCCAGAAGATCCACTGCAAAAGGAAGTGTCGATTAAGGAATTGACAATTTGTATGTGTATGAGCATCTCCAAAAGTATCTCAATATAGTGGTTTTCTATTATATGTATAGCTTAAATATCTCGATTGTGTAATTATATAACATTCATTACTCGGGATTCTTTATGATCTGTGGTTCCAAACCACATAAAAATCGTTCACACAATAAACGGTGGGCCCGCCATTTAAGGAACAGGGGATCTCATTTATGTATTTTGTCATCAGTGGGAAGTTCTCatgttttgaagaagaaattttgatattttgaaaACTTCAGTTGGAAAGGAAAAATTGATAATTTGATATGAATTCTATCCAAAATGCTTACTACTTTATAAAAACATACTATATCTATAACAAGAGCTCTTGGAGATGATTTGACAAAGTCACACACCACATAGATGTAAAGGTGCTATAAAAAGGACTGGGATTAATTCAAACCCGATTTGTAACATATATATGAGTAAATAAAAACCAACTAATGTTATAACTGGTCATCCCAAACCTTCTATGTTGTACATCATATCAGGGTCAAAACTTATAGCTGGGTTAATGCCAATGCCAGTAATTGGGATGGTTGTAAGATGAACGGAAAAAAAAAGCAAATCCAATCGGTAACAGTGCCAAAACTTATTTGCATCAATGCAAGTAAAGATTATTGCAATgaataattaaagaaaataaagattctttttctttttttgcagtGAATCAATTGAATGTAAAGCCTGCTATTAATATAGATAATTGAGCAGATAAACTTCGCTACTAATCCCTTAATATGTGATAATCATCTACTAATCCCATTACCTAACTGGATTTCATTAAAACCTATAGGTTGTTTTGACAAGTTAATTACTTAAATATGAAAAACTCTCTGAAGAGATTGAAATGAGGGATAACCAAGTCTCTTGCGAAGACTAGCATCAAGAATCTTCACGGCAGATAAAGTACCAAGAGATAAAGAAATAAACCATGATGAAACAACAATATGTGTTGGTATAGAAGATTAATGCATAATATAGAGACCATTCTTATTCTGCCTATATAAAAATTTCTTTCCAGATTTGAGATCATTCACGTTGAAACGACAGTATGTGTTGCTAATCACATTAGTAAATTGAAGCACAAATAATAGAGTGTGAAAAGCAAAAGGTACGTAGCACATGCATCAAATTAGAAAAATTAATGCGAGTGTGAAGTAAGAACTTAATAGAATGACGAACATATAAAATACTCATACCTTAACCACTTGCAGTGGTTAATTATTTGCTCCTTATCATTGTAAGACTGAAAATCATAGGCATTGGAGTTGATGTGATATGTAACTCTATTGATATATTAAGAATTTCCCCTCAAAATATATGTAGATTCTAATATATGATGATTTTTTAGAATAATTAAGTCGACCTCATAATAAAGACTCATGCAATGATTACACTCAATAGTTGAATTGTAACATTGTAACAAATTTGACAAGTTGATTACTATTTCTTGGCGAAGAAACAAATTCAAATGAAATGAAAGGATTAGTTAAATTAGATTTCATGGGATGTAATGAGCCAGGAGAAGTAACGGGTAATTTAGGTgaaataattgattatttttccTCAAATTCTTAGAAAAGGGAGGTTATTGATATTTAGAAGGAGAACTAAATGTAGGATTTGCAGAAAAATAAGGTTTATTTGCATGAAAAATGACATCTTGTTGAATTACATACTTCATCATTTGGAAAAATATTATGTAAGTGACTGGTGGATTACGAATTCAAATGAATATAAATAAGGAATCAAGTCAGATCGTAATCGGTAGAACAAGAATAAGAATCTCACTATCCTTAATTTGAGATCCAGCAACAGATAAAGAATTTGAAACACTCAAGTAAGTAGCGATAGAAGTGTTACCTTGTTTGATTATCGACAATTTTTTGCATATATAAGTTAACGATATAATAACAAAACTTCTTCAATCGATTTCCACAATTTATAAGAGGTAACAGGTCTAGCAACACAAgaaatcactctcagaaattgTGCTTCGAATCCAGAGAAGAAATGTTTGATTTTCCTTATTTCACGGAACAAACAcaggaatgaaatttatttttTTCTCGTTTGCTCGAGTCGTATATTGAACAAGACAATAAACTGTACCATTAGCGAAACTGCGAACCTCAACctttttaaaagaaaattaaagacAAAGTGTTTTCCAAGTCATGTAGTTGCAATTTTGGAGTTTTACCGACACAATATTATGAATCATGTTTAAAGAAATTTTAGAAATGTTTGATTCCATTTTGAATCAAGAATAGGAAAAAGAAATTTTCAGAGTTTTAATgaaagaaaatcataaagaagaaaaaaaaatggaaataagTCTCTTGATAGCTGTGATACCATAAAGATATTTAgataaagatgaagatgaagatgaagttaACTGTTGAATAAGAAAGAAGGTCACATGGCTTGTAAAGGATTCGACATTGAGGAGAGAATCCAAGAAGAACAATAACACAAGAAACCGTCATAAGTAAACAGAGTTAACAGACAACTGTAAAACTAAATATAACCGACACGTCGACAAAAAAAATTTGCTCTCCTCTTACATCAGTTACAATCACATTGTAAAATTGTTTACCACGTAGTTGGCGCAAATGACGATGATATGGAAAAAAATCAATTATATTTAAAGCGTCACAGTTACACAATATGAAATCAACAAACACAACAAGAAaaccaaacaaaataaaatgctaATAAGACAACGTAATTCTTGTTAGATATAATTAAACAAGAAATCACCGGTAAAAAGGTACACCTCAATCAACAAAATTACGAAGCTTTGTTCTTGGATCTCGCTAGTATTCACCGGTTCATGAACAGATAGATTTACCGTTGAGAAATATAATCAGGTGTGGTGGATGGACCTGAAAGACCCAAAAGCCTTAACAGCGGCAGCACGCAAAATAAACTGATGATAAAATGCTGCAATAGCAGCCCCAATAAACGGTCCCACCCAGAAGATCCACTGCAAAATGAAGTGTCGATTAAGGAATTGAtaatttatactccctccgtcccaccattaagtgacctatttggtttttaattttgtcccatcattaagtgacctatatcactaaacaaggagatatttctaaaattatccttttaattgattataagaaatatgcataatttgataggcatgtttatattcgttacgtagatgttttaaaatgcttttcaatggtataaaatttgcgaacatccgtggtgtagtttgagagataaatcatttcaaaattccattaattattatccataaggatataattgtaaaaaatgcttgaaagtctctttttccttgcttgccttaaaatttgtgcaaacttcaattaggtcacttaatagtgggacggagagaGTATGTGTACGAGCATCTTCATAAGTCTCTTAATACAGTGATTTTCTATTATCTCTATAACTTAAAGCTCTCGACTCTGTAATTATATAACATTCATTACCCGGAATTCTTTACGATCCGGTTCCAAACCACATAAAAATCGTCAGCACAATAAATGGTGGGCTCACCCTTTTAAGGAACAGGGGATCCCATTTATGAGTTTTGTTGTGAGTGGGAGTTCTCACGTTTTGTagaatttttttgatattttaaaaATTTCGGTTGGAAAGGAAAAATTGATAATTTGATATGAATTCTATCAAAAAGGCTCACTACTTAATAACAACATGCTATATCTATAAAAGAAAGCTCTTGGAGATGATCCGACAAAGTCCACACCACATAGATGCAAAGATGCTATAAAAAGAACCGGGATCCAAACCCTGTTTGTAACATATACTGGAGTAAATAATGTTATACCTGGTCATCCCAAACCTTCTCTCTGTTGTACATCACAGCAGGGCCAAAACTTCTAGCTGGGTTAATACCAGTGCCAGTAATTGGGATGGTTGCAAGATGAACCAAAAAAACAGCAAATCCAATTGGCAATGGTGCCAAAACCTATTCGCATCAATGCAAGTAGAGATTATTATTAGCTTTTGGATACCGGACATCCCAAAGTGGAAATCTCAGACCTGAGTAAATTCAGCATAAATGCCACCTTTCTATGAGGCAAATGGGAAAACTAAAACTGTTAGTATAATCTAGTGAAAGGGTGCATATATACCGGGATATGGGAGTCTCTAGCTCTCCTTTTATTATCAGTGGCAGATAACACAGTGTAAACAAGAACAAGAGTACCAATGATCTCAGTAGCTAATCCTGTGCCTTTACTGTACCCATCAGCTAGTAAGTTGGCTCCACCGCCGAATCTATTGTAGTGTGCCTTTTGAAACCCTTTCACTAACGCTGCACCAGAGATTGCACCCACACATTGAGCCACCATGTATGACACTGCCCTAACAAGTGATACTTTCCTTACCAGGAAAAGTCCGAATGTCACTGCCGGGTTAATGTGCCCTCCTGCACAAAATATTTTGATACGTGAATAACATCCTAATATGCGGTCATTTTCAAATTCTGaccaaagaaataaataaaaatgtacaTATACACACCGGAGATCCCAGCAGTGCAATAAACCAGGACAAAGATCATGCCACCAAATGCCCAAGCAATACCAAGaataccaacaccaccaccacattTATCACCTGCAGTCTGATTCTTGTACCCAATCACCGTCAATATAGTAACATATAAAAACAGAAGAGTCGAGATAAACTCGGCGATTATAGCTCTATAAAATGACCACTTCCTGAGTTCTAAAGGATCATACAATGGAGCTGGAGGTGGTTCGTAGTAGTCCTTGTGACTACTCTCATCAGTTCTACTCTCGATGTCTTTCTTCATCTCTCTCTCCGAAACTCAATCAAAGCAACAACTCAAGTTGTATGGAGAGACAAAGAGATGAATGTTGTTAATTCCATAGTGATGATGAGCGGAGGATTTTATACAAAGTGCATGTGATTAAGGTTTGAATATAAGCTGGATCATGAGACAGTTAGATAGCTAATTAAGCTAATTATTAACTCTTCTTTTTTTTGTGGTAATGCCCCTTCCTCGTACTATTTTTTCAGGTTGTAGGACCTCGTGTCAAATTCTACCTTGCTTCAACCATGTGAATGTGATCCATGAAGCCATGAATATAAAATTGGGTAGTGCAAATATCAAGTGAC
This portion of the Papaver somniferum cultivar HN1 chromosome 11, ASM357369v1, whole genome shotgun sequence genome encodes:
- the LOC113325409 gene encoding aquaporin PIP2-7-like; translated protein: MKKDIESRTDESSHKDYYEPPPAPLYDPLELRKWSFYRAIIAEFISTLLFLYVTILTVIGYKNQTAGDKCGGGVGILGIAWAFGGMIFVLVYCTAGISGGHINPAVTFGLFLVRKVSLVRAVSYMVAQCVGAISGAALVKGFQKAHYNRFGGGANLLADGYSKGTGLATEIIGTLVLVYTVLSATDNKRRARDSHIPVLAPLPIGFAVFLVHLATIPITGTGINPARSFGPAVMYNREKVWDDQWIFWVGPFIGAAIAAFYHQFILRAAAVKAFGSFRSIHHT